Genomic segment of Maricaulis maris:
GCTGAACGCACCGGTCGCGACGGACGCCGACACTGCGGCTCCGGCTGCGGCTGACGGTGAAGAAGGAACGGAAGCATGAAGATCGAGGTCAAAACCCTCGCGGCGAAGGACGCCGGTGCCATCGATCTCGACGATGCCGTCTTCGGCATTGAAGAGGTGCGCTCCGACCTCCTGCAGCGCGTTGTGAAGTGGCAGCTGGCAGCACGCCAGCAGGGCACGCACAAGACGCTCGGCCGCTCCGAAATCAATCGGACCAAGAAACGCTTCGGTCGCCAGAAGGGCGGCGGTACGGCCCGTCACGGTGCCCGCTCCGCGCCGCAATTCGTCGGCGGCGGCAAGGCCCACGGTCCCCGCGTTCGCAGTCATGCGCATGAGCTTCCCAAGAAGGTTCGTGCCCTCGGCCTGCGCCACGCCCTGTCGGCCAAGCTCGGCGCCAAGTCGCTCATCATCCTCGATGATGCCGCGCTTGATGCCCCGCACACGAAGTCGCTCCGCACGTCCTTTGAAGGTCTGGGCATCACCAATGCTCTGGTCATCTCCGGCGTCGAAGTGAATGAGAATTTCGCCAAGGCGGCTCGCAACCTGCCGTGCATCGACGTTCTGCCTGCACAGGGCCTGAATGTTTATGACGTGCTGCGTCGCGACACCCTGGTGCTGACGAAGGCGGCTGTGGAGCAGATCCACGCCCGCCTCAGCGCGAAGGAGGCTTAAGATGACGGCTGCTGCGCGCCATTACGACACGATCCTGAGCCCGGTGATCACCGAGAAGGCCACACTGCTTTCGGAAGAAAGCAAGGTTGTCTTTTTCGTGCCGCTCTCTGCCAACAAGAAGGAGATCGCGGAAGCGGTCGAAGAGCTCTTCAAGGTAAAGGTGACGGCTGTGAACACCATCAAGGTTCACGGAAAGACCAAGCGCTTCCGGGGTATTCCCGGTCGCCGCAATGACCAGAAGAAAGCGGTCGTGACTCTCGCAGAGGGTCACTCGATCGACGTGACGACGGGTCTGTAAGATGGCTTTGAAAACATTCAAACCGACCTCTCCGGGCCGCCGTGCCCTCGTGCTGGTGGATCGTTCCGCCCTGCACAAGGGACGCCCTGAGAAGACACTGGTCGAAGGCCTCACCAAAAAGGGTGGGCGCAACAATATGGGTCGCATCACGGCCCGCCGGCGTGGCGGTGGCGCGAAGCGTCTCTATCGCCTGGTCGACTTCAAGCGCCGCAAGTGGGACATGCCCGCGACCGTCGAGCGTCTTGAGTACGATCCGAACCGGACGGCTTTCATCGCCCTCATTCAGTATGAGGACGGCGAAAAGGCCTATATCCTGGCTCCGCAGCGCCTTTCCGAAGGTGATACGGTCATCGCGTCCGCCAAGTGCGACGTGAAGCCGGGTAACGCGATGCCGCTGAAGGCAGTGCCGGTTGGCACCATCCTTCACAATGTCGAGATGAAGCCGGAGAAGGGTGGGCAGATTGCCCGTTCCGCCGGTGCGTATGTCCAGCTGGTCGGCCGTGATGCCGGCTACGCCCAGATCCGTCTGGCGTCTGGCGAGCTGCGCATGGTCTCGGACAAGTGCATGGCGACGGTCGGTGCGGTTTCGAACCCGGACCACCTCAACATCAACCTCGGCAAGGCCGGTCGCAAACGCCATCTCGGCAAGCGTCCGTCTGTTCGCGGTGTTGTCATGAACCCGGTTGATCACCCGCATGGTGGTGGTGAAGGCCGTACCTCTGGTGGTCGCCACCCGGTGACCCCGTGGGGCAAGCCGACCAAGGGTGCCAAGACACGCTCGAACAAGTCGACTGACAAGTTCATCATCCGCTCGCGCCACGAGCGCAAGAAGCGATAGGGAGCAGACGATGCCTCGCTCTGTCTGGAAAGGTCCGTTCGTCGACGGCTATCTGCTGAAAAAAGCGGAGAAGTCGCACGAAGGCGGACGTAAGCAAGCGATCAAGACCTGGTCGCGCCGTTCAACCATCATGCCGCAGTTCGTGGGCCTGACCTTTCAGGTTCACAACGGCAACAAGTTCGTGCCGGTGCTGGTGACCGAAGACATGGTCGGCCACAAGCTCGGTGAATTTTCTCCGTCGCGGACCTATTACGGTCACGCAGCGGATAAAAAAGCGAAGCGGAGATAAGCGATGGGACAGACTTCAAACCCCCGTCGCGTCGCCGACAATGAAGCGCGTGCCAAGCTGCGGATGATCCGTATCAGCCCGCAGAAGCTCAACCTTGTCGCCGCGCTCATCCGCGGCAAAAAGGTCGAGCGGGCCCTGGCCGAACTGGAATTCTCGCGCAAGCGGATCTCCAAGGAAGTCAAGAAAACGCTCGAGTCGGCTATTGCGAACGCTGAAAACAACCACGGCCTCGACATCGACAGCCTCGTCGTGTCGGAAGCCTTTGTTGGCAAGAACCTGGTCATGAAACGGTTCCGGGCTCGTGCACGCGGTCGCGGTGCAAAGATCCTGAAGCCGTTTTCCGAGCTCACCATCGTGGTGCGCGAAGTCGAGGAGGCCGCCTGATGGGTCAGAAAGTAAATCCGATCGGTCTGCGCCTTGGCGTCAACCGCACCTGGGAATCCCGCTGGTATGCCGGCGCTGGCGAATACGCCAAGCTGCTGCATGAAGACATCAAGATCCGGAAGATGCTCAAAGAGCGTCTGAAGAATGCCAGTGTCTCGAAGATCGTGATCGAGCGCCCGCACAAGAAGTGCCGCGTCACCGTCCATACGGCTCGCCCGGGTGTGGTGATCGGCAAGAAGGGTTCGGACATCGAGACGCTCCGCAAGGAGCTGTCGAAGATGATCGACAGCGAGGTTTTCCTGAACCTCGTGGAAGTGCGCAAGCCCGAAATCGACGCAACCCTGGTGGCTGAGTCCATCGCCCAGCAGCTCGAGCGTCGCGTGGCTTTCCGCCGCGCGATGAAGCGTTCGATGCAGTCGGCGATGCGCATGGGCGCCAAGGGCTGCAAGATCGTCTGCGGCGGTCGTCTCGGCGGTGCGGAAATTGCCCGTACCGAGCAGTATAATGAGGGCTCCGTGCCGCTTCATACGCTGCGTGCCGATATCGATTACGGAACCGCCGAAGCCAAGACCGCGATGGGTATCATCGGCATCAAGGTCTGGATCTACAAAGGCGAGATCATGGAACACGATCCGAACGCCCAGGAGCGCCGTCTCCAGGAGTCCGGTGAACAGCGCGCCCGCTCGGGCCGCCAAGCCGCGTAAGGAATTCAGCCATGCTGCAACCGAAACGCACGAAATTCCGCAAGGCGCACAAAGGCCGTATCAAGGGCGCAGCGAAGGGTGGCTATACGCTGAACTTCGGCTCCTACGGCCTCAAGGCGCTCCAGCCGGAACGCGTTACCGCGCGCCAGATCGAAGCCACGCGTCGGGCGATTACTCGCCACATGAAGCGTGCAGGTCGCGTGTGGATCCGCATCTTCCCGGACGTACCGGTTTCCAAGAAACCGACCGAAGTCCGGATGGGTAAAGGTAAGGGCTCGCCCGAGTTTTGGGCGTGCAAGGTCAAACCCGGCCGCATCATGTTCGAGATCGACGGTGTTCCCGAAAATGTTGCGCGCGAGGCTCTCGAGCTGGGCGCTGCAAAGCTGCCGGTCAAGACCAAAATCGTCGCCCGTGTGGGCGAGTAGGGAGAACACAACGATGAAACCCGTTGACGTTCGCGCCATGACCGAAGATCAGCTGAAGGACGCGCTCCTGAAGCTGAAGGAAGAACAATTCAAGCTGCGGTTCCAGCAGGCCTCCGGCCAGATGGAAAACACCGCTCGCTACGGCCAGATTCGCCGCGATATCGCGCGCATTCGTACGGTCCAGAGCGAGCGGAAATCGCACGAAGAGCAAGGGAGCTAGCGATGCCGAAGCGTATCCTGCAAGGCGTCGTAGTGAGTGACAAGGGTGCCAAGACCATCGTGGTGCGTGTGGAACGGACTTTCCTCCACCCGCTGCTGCGCAAGACGGTCCGTCGCACCAAGCGTTACCACGCGCATGACGAAGCCAATGCGTTCAAGGTGGGTGATCAGGTCCAGATTCAGGAATGTGCACCCAAGTCGAAGTTGAAGCGGTGGGAGGTGGTCACCGTCGAGGCGTAAGCCTGGCGAGAGACCAATCCTTTCCTAAGGAGGATCTGCGATGATCCAGATGCAAACCAATCTGGACGTGGCTGACAATTCTGGCGCCCGCCGTGTGCAGTGCATCAAGGTGCTCGGCGGTGCCAAGCGTCGCTATGCCCACGTCGGCGACATCATTGTCGTCTCGGTCAAGGAAGCCATTCCGCGTGGTCGCGTTAAGAAGGGTGATGTCCGCAAGGCCGTCGTCGTTCGCGTGGCCAAGGACATCCAGCGTAAAGACGGTTCCGTCATTCGCTTCGATGGCAACGCGGCTGTGATTATCAACAATAACAACGAGCCGCTCGGCACGCGTATCTTCGGACCGGTTCCGCGCGAACTTCGCGCCAAGAACCACATGAAGATCGTCTCGCTGGCGCCGGAGGTGCTGTAATGGCTGCCAAGATCAAGAAGGGCGACAAAGTCGTCATTCTCGCCGGCCGTGACAAGGGCAAGACCGGCGAAGTCACCAAGGTCCTGCCGACCGAGGATCGCGTCTTTGTGTCTGGCGTGAATGTGGTCAAGCGCCACACGCGTGCGACCCAGACCGACCAGGGCGGCATCAAGGAAAAAGAAGCCTCCATCCACGTCTCGAACGTGGCGTTGGCCGATCCGAAAACCGGCGAGGCAACTCGTGTCGGCTTCAAGATTGAAGACGGCAAGAAGGTGCGCGTCGCCAAGAGCTCGGGCGAGGTTATCGATGTCTGATACCGCCACCTACACCCCGCGTCTCCGCACGAAGTACAAAGATGTCATCCGTGCGGCGATGAAAGAAAAGTTTGGCTATGCCAACGACCTGCAGATCCCGCGTCTCGACAAGATCGTGATCAACATGGGCGTTGGCGAGGCTTCCCAGGACTCCAAGAAAATCAAGGGCGCCCTGGAAGATCTCGAAGCCATTTCCGGCCAGAAGCCGGTCAAGACCGTTGCCAAGAAGTCGATCGCCGGCTTCAAGCTCCGTGAGGAGCAGGTGATTGGTGCGAAAGTGACGCTGCGCCAGGACCGTATGTACGAGTTCCTGGACCGTCTGATCACGATCGCCCTGCCTCGCGTGCGTGACTTCCGTGGACTCAATGGTAAGAGCTTCGACGGTCGCGGAAATTACGCGATGGGACTGAAAGAGCATATCGTGTTCCCGGAGATCGACTACGACAAGGTCGAGAAGATCCGGGGTATGGATATCG
This window contains:
- the rplD gene encoding 50S ribosomal protein L4, with amino-acid sequence MKIEVKTLAAKDAGAIDLDDAVFGIEEVRSDLLQRVVKWQLAARQQGTHKTLGRSEINRTKKRFGRQKGGGTARHGARSAPQFVGGGKAHGPRVRSHAHELPKKVRALGLRHALSAKLGAKSLIILDDAALDAPHTKSLRTSFEGLGITNALVISGVEVNENFAKAARNLPCIDVLPAQGLNVYDVLRRDTLVLTKAAVEQIHARLSAKEA
- a CDS encoding 50S ribosomal protein L23, which encodes MTAAARHYDTILSPVITEKATLLSEESKVVFFVPLSANKKEIAEAVEELFKVKVTAVNTIKVHGKTKRFRGIPGRRNDQKKAVVTLAEGHSIDVTTGL
- the rplB gene encoding 50S ribosomal protein L2: MALKTFKPTSPGRRALVLVDRSALHKGRPEKTLVEGLTKKGGRNNMGRITARRRGGGAKRLYRLVDFKRRKWDMPATVERLEYDPNRTAFIALIQYEDGEKAYILAPQRLSEGDTVIASAKCDVKPGNAMPLKAVPVGTILHNVEMKPEKGGQIARSAGAYVQLVGRDAGYAQIRLASGELRMVSDKCMATVGAVSNPDHLNINLGKAGRKRHLGKRPSVRGVVMNPVDHPHGGGEGRTSGGRHPVTPWGKPTKGAKTRSNKSTDKFIIRSRHERKKR
- the rpsS gene encoding 30S ribosomal protein S19, yielding MPRSVWKGPFVDGYLLKKAEKSHEGGRKQAIKTWSRRSTIMPQFVGLTFQVHNGNKFVPVLVTEDMVGHKLGEFSPSRTYYGHAADKKAKRR
- the rplV gene encoding 50S ribosomal protein L22, with product MGQTSNPRRVADNEARAKLRMIRISPQKLNLVAALIRGKKVERALAELEFSRKRISKEVKKTLESAIANAENNHGLDIDSLVVSEAFVGKNLVMKRFRARARGRGAKILKPFSELTIVVREVEEAA
- the rpsC gene encoding 30S ribosomal protein S3, with the translated sequence MGQKVNPIGLRLGVNRTWESRWYAGAGEYAKLLHEDIKIRKMLKERLKNASVSKIVIERPHKKCRVTVHTARPGVVIGKKGSDIETLRKELSKMIDSEVFLNLVEVRKPEIDATLVAESIAQQLERRVAFRRAMKRSMQSAMRMGAKGCKIVCGGRLGGAEIARTEQYNEGSVPLHTLRADIDYGTAEAKTAMGIIGIKVWIYKGEIMEHDPNAQERRLQESGEQRARSGRQAA
- the rplP gene encoding 50S ribosomal protein L16; the encoded protein is MLQPKRTKFRKAHKGRIKGAAKGGYTLNFGSYGLKALQPERVTARQIEATRRAITRHMKRAGRVWIRIFPDVPVSKKPTEVRMGKGKGSPEFWACKVKPGRIMFEIDGVPENVAREALELGAAKLPVKTKIVARVGE
- the rpmC gene encoding 50S ribosomal protein L29 is translated as MKPVDVRAMTEDQLKDALLKLKEEQFKLRFQQASGQMENTARYGQIRRDIARIRTVQSERKSHEEQGS
- the rpsQ gene encoding 30S ribosomal protein S17, with protein sequence MPKRILQGVVVSDKGAKTIVVRVERTFLHPLLRKTVRRTKRYHAHDEANAFKVGDQVQIQECAPKSKLKRWEVVTVEA
- the rplN gene encoding 50S ribosomal protein L14, encoding MIQMQTNLDVADNSGARRVQCIKVLGGAKRRYAHVGDIIVVSVKEAIPRGRVKKGDVRKAVVVRVAKDIQRKDGSVIRFDGNAAVIINNNNEPLGTRIFGPVPRELRAKNHMKIVSLAPEVL
- the rplX gene encoding 50S ribosomal protein L24; this translates as MAAKIKKGDKVVILAGRDKGKTGEVTKVLPTEDRVFVSGVNVVKRHTRATQTDQGGIKEKEASIHVSNVALADPKTGEATRVGFKIEDGKKVRVAKSSGEVIDV
- the rplE gene encoding 50S ribosomal protein L5; translated protein: MSDTATYTPRLRTKYKDVIRAAMKEKFGYANDLQIPRLDKIVINMGVGEASQDSKKIKGALEDLEAISGQKPVKTVAKKSIAGFKLREEQVIGAKVTLRQDRMYEFLDRLITIALPRVRDFRGLNGKSFDGRGNYAMGLKEHIVFPEIDYDKVEKIRGMDIVVCTTAGSDEEAKALLAEFDFPFTN